One genomic window of Anaerobranca californiensis DSM 14826 includes the following:
- a CDS encoding type II restriction endonuclease, whose translation MKFLDYYQKMGLNNIDEVFEFFLKTLKPSNRTFDFFVDWAKIFRNIDNIEIELNLLNYLIGKENIKKEFKCLIKRYPNVAAVIPILVALREKNVDILVDFTKEDWVYKRFVFKKDKQYMNSEIEDLVEFADKTGILQLFTNKKIKNIVDYCLGLEVGLDTNGRKNRSGKITEDIVGLYIEKTCKKLGLEYFCNPSKNLIKSQWHIELPVDKTSRKYDFAINNQGKLILIETNFFGDGGSKLKSVAGEFIALNNYLKNFETVDKFIWITDGIGWLKDYNPLKESFINIDYLVNFRMVYNGILEEIISI comes from the coding sequence ATGAAGTTCTTAGATTATTATCAGAAAATGGGACTTAATAATATAGATGAAGTTTTTGAGTTTTTCTTGAAAACTTTAAAACCATCCAACAGAACCTTTGATTTTTTTGTTGATTGGGCAAAGATTTTTCGCAATATCGATAATATAGAAATTGAATTAAATTTATTAAATTATTTAATTGGAAAGGAAAATATAAAAAAAGAGTTTAAATGCTTAATAAAAAGATATCCTAATGTTGCAGCGGTTATCCCTATATTAGTAGCTTTAAGGGAAAAAAATGTAGATATATTGGTGGACTTTACAAAGGAAGATTGGGTATATAAAAGGTTTGTTTTTAAAAAAGATAAACAATATATGAATTCAGAAATTGAAGATCTAGTTGAGTTTGCTGATAAAACAGGAATTTTACAATTATTTACAAACAAAAAAATTAAAAACATAGTAGATTATTGTCTAGGTTTAGAAGTAGGGCTTGATACCAATGGAAGGAAAAATAGAAGTGGGAAAATAACAGAAGATATAGTTGGGTTATATATAGAAAAAACATGTAAAAAATTAGGTCTAGAATATTTTTGTAATCCTTCCAAAAATCTTATAAAAAGTCAATGGCATATAGAATTGCCTGTAGATAAAACTTCAAGAAAATATGATTTTGCAATAAATAATCAAGGAAAACTCATTTTAATTGAGACAAATTTTTTCGGAGACGGAGGTTCTAAATTAAAATCAGTTGCTGGAGAATTTATAGCATTAAATAATTATTTGAAAAACTTTGAAACCGTAGATAAATTTATTTGGATAACAGATGGGATTGGTTGGCTCAAAGACTATAATCCGTTAAAAG